One Candidatus Thioglobus sp. DNA window includes the following coding sequences:
- the hflK gene encoding FtsH protease activity modulator HflK yields the protein MEVLIMAWNDNNNQKPWGDNNQTPPDLDGVIKEFKDKFNSLFGAGNSTSSSDVPKAPQGSLKFVVIIGVLVWMLSGIYIIDPAEKGVVLRFGAFQEETSQGPHWHLPFPIESVSRVNVAQIRTAEIGYRNAVQGSRNFGGNVSSESLMLTKDENMIDAKFAVQYKINDVQAYLFNVASPDTTLRQVSESAIRQVVGQNTMDYILTEGRVSIADDIKDKSQELLDLYQTGLQITTVNMQDAQPPEQVQAAFSDAVKAREDKQRLINEAQTYANDILPKSRGLAARLLEESKAYKSEVTSKSEGEASRFKQILAEYEKAPSVTKERLYLETMESVLASTSKVVVDSKANSMMYLPIDKLINNKRTNIQPTSQATQEQVEAPTGSNNIFRNRGVR from the coding sequence ATGGAAGTACTTATAATGGCTTGGAACGATAATAATAATCAAAAACCTTGGGGCGACAACAACCAGACGCCTCCTGATTTAGATGGTGTAATTAAAGAATTTAAAGACAAATTTAACAGCCTATTTGGCGCTGGTAATTCAACCAGTTCATCAGATGTACCAAAAGCACCGCAAGGTAGCCTGAAATTTGTTGTCATCATTGGTGTTCTTGTTTGGATGCTATCAGGAATCTATATTATCGATCCTGCTGAAAAAGGGGTTGTATTACGCTTTGGTGCCTTCCAAGAAGAAACATCCCAAGGTCCTCATTGGCACCTACCATTTCCTATTGAATCTGTAAGTAGAGTCAATGTAGCTCAAATTAGAACCGCTGAAATAGGCTATCGTAATGCCGTTCAAGGAAGTCGCAACTTTGGCGGCAATGTTTCTTCAGAATCACTCATGTTGACCAAAGATGAAAACATGATTGATGCTAAGTTTGCGGTTCAATACAAAATTAACGATGTACAAGCGTATCTATTTAATGTTGCTTCTCCAGATACAACATTGCGTCAAGTATCTGAAAGTGCTATTCGTCAAGTAGTTGGTCAAAACACCATGGATTACATCTTAACTGAAGGTCGAGTTAGTATTGCCGACGACATTAAAGACAAATCTCAAGAATTGTTAGACTTATATCAGACAGGTTTACAAATTACTACAGTAAACATGCAAGATGCTCAGCCACCTGAGCAAGTTCAAGCGGCCTTTTCTGATGCTGTTAAAGCTCGAGAAGATAAACAGCGTTTGATTAATGAAGCTCAAACATATGCCAATGATATTTTGCCAAAATCTCGAGGCCTTGCTGCACGTCTACTTGAAGAATCTAAAGCTTATAAATCTGAAGTAACCTCAAAGTCAGAAGGTGAAGCGTCTAGATTTAAGCAAATTTTAGCCGAGTATGAAAAAGCACCTTCAGTTACTAAAGAACGACTTTATCTTGAAACCATGGAAAGTGTCCTTGCTTCAACCAGTAAAGTTGTGGTTGACTCAAAAGCAAATTCAATGATGTATTTGCCTATTGATAAGCTAATCAATAATAAGCGAACTAACATCCAGCCTACATCTCAAGCAACTCAAGAACAGGTAGAAGCGCCAACTGGTTCTAATAATATTTTCCGTAATAGAGGAGTAAGATAA
- the lipB gene encoding lipoyl(octanoyl) transferase LipB, which produces MRIVELGHQEYLPTWQAMKVFTDARSPDTEDELWIVEHPSVFTQGIAGKPEHELNISLIPIVKTDRGGQITYHGPGQLIIYCLIDLKRLGIGVKKIVSMIENSIIDLLNLYNIKAHLEKDAPGVYVDHAKVAALGLKVKQGRTYHGLSLNVDMDLTPFDQINPCGYQGLKVTQVKDLADNKVSFSKLSKQLSQLLIQHITSAK; this is translated from the coding sequence ATGCGGATTGTTGAGCTAGGTCATCAGGAGTACTTGCCAACTTGGCAGGCAATGAAAGTTTTTACGGATGCACGTTCCCCTGACACCGAAGATGAATTGTGGATTGTTGAACACCCTAGTGTCTTCACCCAAGGTATTGCAGGAAAGCCAGAGCATGAACTTAATATTAGCCTCATTCCAATTGTAAAAACTGATCGTGGCGGTCAAATTACGTATCATGGGCCAGGACAGCTAATTATTTATTGTTTGATTGATTTAAAGCGCCTAGGTATTGGAGTTAAAAAAATAGTTTCGATGATTGAAAACTCTATTATTGACTTGTTAAACTTGTATAACATTAAAGCGCACCTTGAAAAAGATGCACCCGGTGTTTATGTAGATCATGCAAAAGTTGCAGCCTTAGGGTTAAAAGTTAAGCAAGGTAGAACCTATCATGGGCTAAGTTTGAATGTTGATATGGATCTAACTCCATTTGATCAAATTAACCCTTGTGGATATCAAGGATTGAAAGTAACACAGGTGAAAGACTTAGCGGATAATAAGGTTAGTTTTTCAAAGCTTTCTAAGCAACTTTCACAACTACTTATACAACATATTACCAGTGCCAAATAA
- the rlmB gene encoding 23S rRNA (guanosine(2251)-2'-O)-methyltransferase RlmB, translating into MSKTIVIFGFHAIQAQLDSAPEGFVKVLTLDNRNDKRVNQITTQLNQLDINTVKSSKQQLDKLTKNQTHQGIAAEILLPTLPNQNELISFVSRLDKTPLILILDSIQDPRNLGACLRSANAAGVDCVVINKDGSAPINALVHKTAAGALNQLKIFQVTNLARTIKALQQENIWVVGLDGSTETSIYQIDLTTPSALIMGAEGTGLRNLTKQSCDQLALIPMQGNVESLNVSVATGISLFEASRQRLG; encoded by the coding sequence ATGTCTAAAACAATCGTTATTTTTGGCTTTCACGCCATTCAGGCTCAGCTTGATTCTGCACCAGAAGGTTTTGTAAAAGTATTGACACTCGATAACCGCAACGATAAGCGCGTTAATCAGATTACAACTCAACTTAATCAACTTGATATTAATACAGTCAAATCCAGCAAGCAACAACTGGATAAACTTACTAAAAATCAAACACATCAAGGGATAGCTGCTGAAATTTTATTGCCTACCCTGCCTAATCAAAATGAGTTGATTAGCTTTGTGTCTCGACTGGATAAAACGCCTTTAATTTTGATCTTAGATTCCATTCAAGATCCTAGAAATCTAGGTGCTTGCCTGCGCAGTGCAAATGCTGCTGGGGTTGATTGTGTGGTTATTAACAAAGATGGCTCCGCACCTATTAATGCTTTGGTACATAAAACTGCAGCAGGTGCATTAAATCAATTAAAAATTTTTCAAGTAACGAATCTTGCCAGAACTATTAAAGCATTGCAGCAAGAAAATATCTGGGTGGTTGGCTTAGATGGCTCTACTGAGACATCTATTTACCAAATTGATTTAACCACCCCTAGTGCGCTTATTATGGGTGCTGAAGGTACAGGACTTAGAAATCTTACCAAGCAATCTTGCGATCAGTTGGCGTTAATTCCAATGCAGGGTAATGTGGAAAGTCTTAATGTGTCGGTCGCAACAGGTATTAGCTTGTTTGAAGCTAGCAGGCAGCGTTTAGGTTAA
- a CDS encoding rhodanese-like domain-containing protein encodes MLDLTPEKLEKYLETNQPLLLDVREQWEWDKCHLDNARLLPMGQIMANIDSLDKSAEMVIICHHGIRSMQVARYFESIGFNQIINLKGGLDAWAKSIDSSMTQY; translated from the coding sequence ATGCTTGATTTAACGCCTGAAAAATTAGAAAAATATCTAGAAACCAATCAACCTTTATTGCTTGATGTTAGAGAGCAGTGGGAATGGGATAAATGCCATTTGGATAATGCACGGCTACTACCAATGGGTCAAATTATGGCCAATATTGATAGTTTAGATAAATCAGCAGAAATGGTGATTATTTGCCATCACGGTATTCGATCCATGCAAGTGGCTCGCTATTTTGAATCCATTGGATTTAATCAGATTATTAATCTCAAAGGTGGACTTGACGCTTGGGCTAAGAGCATTGATAGCTCAATGACGCAGTATTAA
- the lipA gene encoding lipoyl synthase — MPNNHLSEQEIDIKHLKGESKVSRLRIKPDSQRAPIRKPSWIRIKHPSGSKVAKLKTTLRSQRLFTVCEEAQCPNLGECFNHGTATFMIMGQICTRRCPFCDVAHGKPKVLDADEPQHLAETIEKMQLKYVVITSVDRDDLRDGGANHFKECIDAVRQCTPNVKIEILTPDFRGRVEQALEVFKSCPPDVFNHNLETVPSLYPKVRPGASYEYSLELLKAFKAQHPQVTTKSGLMLGVGETEKQVIDVLKDLRAHHVDMLTLGQYLQPSKHHLAVEAYIHPDQFEKYKVIATELGFSQVASGPMVRSSYHADLQAAGESIS, encoded by the coding sequence GTGCCAAATAATCATTTATCAGAACAAGAAATTGATATTAAACACCTGAAAGGTGAGTCAAAGGTATCACGCCTTAGGATCAAGCCTGATTCACAGCGCGCACCCATTCGTAAGCCTAGCTGGATTCGTATTAAGCATCCCAGTGGATCAAAGGTAGCAAAATTAAAAACTACATTAAGAAGTCAGCGATTATTTACCGTGTGTGAAGAAGCGCAATGCCCTAATCTTGGTGAATGCTTTAATCATGGCACTGCGACCTTTATGATCATGGGTCAAATTTGTACGCGTCGCTGCCCTTTTTGCGATGTTGCACATGGCAAGCCTAAAGTGCTTGATGCTGATGAACCTCAACATTTGGCTGAAACGATTGAAAAAATGCAGCTTAAGTATGTGGTCATTACTTCTGTTGATCGCGACGATTTACGTGATGGTGGTGCGAATCATTTTAAAGAGTGCATTGATGCGGTTAGACAATGCACACCTAATGTAAAAATTGAAATTTTAACACCTGATTTTAGAGGCCGTGTTGAACAGGCACTCGAAGTGTTTAAATCTTGCCCTCCTGACGTGTTTAACCACAATCTTGAAACTGTGCCAAGCTTGTATCCTAAAGTACGACCAGGGGCAAGTTATGAGTACTCACTTGAATTATTGAAAGCTTTTAAGGCTCAACATCCTCAAGTTACTACAAAATCAGGATTAATGTTGGGTGTTGGTGAGACTGAGAAGCAAGTTATTGATGTATTAAAAGACTTGCGAGCACATCACGTTGATATGCTTACTTTGGGGCAGTATCTTCAGCCTAGCAAGCATCATTTAGCGGTAGAAGCTTATATTCATCCAGACCAATTTGAAAAATACAAGGTTATTGCTACAGAGCTTGGTTTTTCACAAGTTGCCAGTGGGCCTATGGTCAGATCTTCTTATCATGCGGATCTGCAAGCTGCAGGAGAATCCATTAGTTAA
- a CDS encoding peptidylprolyl isomerase: MSKFLLLLLVISLNSAATPNSIIAIVNDHLITRDTINAKTDAQKSKEAKLKAVNQQVDILLQMDKVKELGVKPKPVAINNMLKRVAMQNKLTLEQLQKRPEFGEIMASIQQQLSLNGLKEFISSKAQLSISQAEIDQTLKDNPATSDDIETQIRIAQIAISSIDKTDSLLQSQDDLIQALLVDLSIQIKQGKSFSGLAKLYSQDESYKNGGESDWIIQKRLPKDFIKAIKSLKVQELSAPFKAGNGWRLVKIIEKRQVDNHLKTIKAALIRQKKNQYFSDWTKKLRKDAYIEIFDHKL, translated from the coding sequence ATGAGTAAATTTCTTTTATTGTTGTTAGTTATTTCGCTTAATTCAGCTGCCACACCTAATAGTATTATTGCTATTGTTAATGATCATTTAATTACCCGTGATACTATTAATGCTAAAACAGATGCTCAGAAGTCTAAAGAAGCTAAATTAAAAGCTGTTAATCAGCAAGTTGATATACTCTTGCAAATGGATAAAGTTAAGGAATTGGGTGTTAAACCTAAGCCAGTTGCCATTAACAATATGCTTAAGCGAGTTGCCATGCAAAACAAATTAACCCTTGAGCAGTTGCAAAAAAGACCTGAATTTGGGGAAATTATGGCAAGCATTCAGCAGCAGCTATCCCTAAATGGCCTTAAAGAGTTTATCAGTAGCAAAGCTCAATTATCCATCAGCCAGGCTGAAATTGATCAGACTTTAAAAGATAATCCAGCAACTAGTGATGATATTGAGACTCAAATTCGTATTGCTCAAATTGCTATTAGCTCTATTGATAAAACTGACTCATTATTACAATCTCAAGATGATTTAATTCAGGCTCTATTAGTTGATTTATCCATCCAGATCAAACAAGGAAAATCTTTTTCTGGTTTGGCAAAACTATACTCGCAAGACGAGTCTTACAAAAATGGCGGTGAATCTGATTGGATTATTCAAAAGCGTCTACCTAAGGACTTTATTAAGGCAATAAAATCGCTAAAAGTTCAAGAGCTATCTGCTCCTTTTAAAGCTGGTAATGGCTGGAGATTGGTAAAAATTATTGAAAAGCGTCAGGTTGATAATCATTTAAAGACAATCAAGGCTGCGCTAATTCGTCAAAAGAAAAATCAGTACTTTAGCGACTGGACTAAAAAACTTAGAAAAGATGCTTATATTGAAATATTTGATCATAAACTCTAA
- a CDS encoding VWA-like domain-containing protein — protein sequence MSDSEYPYWKSKDLKPEPKVSVIGEDVIFENNVDDVDLELVEAKLTKARTQLILDKPFLGNLVLRLPLKAAGSWCKTSATDAKSFYYNPSFIDKLNNHQTKFVLIHEALHCALTHFARRGNRDKHKWDLACDFAINPLLVKEGFRPPLDVPIFSKYESMIAEEIYPMIDDSIDTEPMDQHLYDDDPKDDADESDGGMREDSLEGEKDNNEGKSPKNKPSPGQANSETLADKPAPLSPDEMQELSSKWQKNLASSAQLAQQAGKLDGEFAKLIDFFLQPQLSWQSLLAQYMSSLARDDFSYARPSRRSGNAILPSLRSSQIDITVAIDTSGSISQNEIDEFVSEINAIKSNMRASITLIACDEKVSPNLIWRFEAWDELTFPASLGGGKGTNFNPVFDYLDQQDSTSSVLIYFTDAKGKFPEFEPNYPVMWLVKGKEPIPWGSRIQLN from the coding sequence ATGAGTGATTCAGAATACCCCTATTGGAAAAGTAAGGATCTAAAGCCTGAGCCTAAAGTTTCGGTGATTGGTGAAGATGTTATTTTTGAAAATAATGTTGATGATGTTGATCTAGAATTGGTGGAAGCTAAGCTTACTAAGGCGCGTACTCAGCTTATTTTAGATAAGCCTTTTTTAGGTAATTTAGTCTTAAGATTACCGCTTAAAGCAGCAGGATCTTGGTGTAAAACCAGTGCCACTGATGCGAAAAGTTTTTATTACAACCCTAGTTTTATTGATAAATTAAACAACCATCAGACTAAATTCGTTTTAATTCACGAAGCGCTTCATTGCGCGCTCACGCACTTCGCAAGACGGGGTAATCGTGATAAACACAAGTGGGATCTGGCTTGTGATTTTGCTATTAATCCACTGCTGGTTAAGGAAGGTTTTCGCCCTCCATTGGATGTTCCAATTTTTAGCAAATATGAAAGTATGATTGCTGAAGAGATTTATCCGATGATTGACGATAGTATTGATACCGAGCCTATGGACCAGCATTTGTATGATGACGATCCAAAAGACGATGCCGACGAATCTGATGGTGGAATGAGAGAAGATAGCTTGGAGGGTGAAAAAGATAACAACGAAGGCAAGAGTCCAAAGAATAAACCTTCACCAGGTCAAGCAAACTCGGAGACTTTAGCTGATAAACCCGCACCATTATCGCCTGATGAAATGCAAGAGCTGAGTAGTAAATGGCAAAAAAATCTTGCCTCAAGCGCACAGTTGGCTCAACAAGCTGGCAAGCTTGATGGTGAATTTGCCAAACTTATTGATTTTTTCTTGCAACCTCAATTATCTTGGCAATCTCTTTTAGCGCAGTATATGTCTAGTCTTGCTCGAGATGATTTCTCCTATGCTAGACCTTCTAGAAGAAGTGGTAATGCTATCTTACCTTCATTAAGATCTAGCCAAATTGACATAACTGTCGCAATTGATACTTCTGGGTCTATTTCTCAAAATGAGATTGATGAATTTGTATCAGAGATTAATGCCATTAAAAGTAATATGCGCGCTTCAATTACACTGATTGCTTGTGACGAAAAGGTAAGTCCAAATTTAATTTGGCGCTTTGAAGCCTGGGATGAGCTAACATTCCCCGCTTCTCTAGGTGGTGGAAAGGGTACTAATTTTAATCCAGTGTTTGATTACCTAGATCAGCAAGATTCTACCTCTAGCGTGCTTATTTATTTCACAGATGCCAAAGGTAAGTTTCCAGAGTTTGAGCCAAATTATCCAGTGATGTGGCTGGTTAAAGGTAAAGAGCCAATCCCTTGGGGGTCAAGAATTCAACTCAATTAA
- a CDS encoding MoxR family ATPase, with protein MRPEQVSKILTQEFESVFDGHHTPVMLWGAPGIGKSQIISQVAQAHDVEIIDIRLSQMEPSDLRGIPFKNGKLVDWSIPSLLPDEKRHGKQGILFLDEITSAPPTVSAAAYQLILDRRLGDYIVPDGWVIFAAGNRQGDRGVTYSMPAPLANRFSHYELAVNLDDWATWAYKNKIDERIIGFLRYRPEHLFEFDPAHNPVAFPSPRTWEFVHRALKKFDNDLVLFRQAASACVGEVAGVEITTFVEHMADLPDLDAIIRGEQVNIPTELDLQYAICAALAGRAIAAKETDDAQKIWGNILNFARDFPQKELGVMLVSDMQRAIGGDIFAIPEFADWAGKIAETMFD; from the coding sequence ATGCGTCCAGAGCAAGTTAGTAAAATCCTTACACAAGAGTTTGAATCCGTATTTGACGGTCATCATACGCCGGTTATGTTGTGGGGTGCGCCAGGTATTGGTAAGTCACAAATCATCTCCCAAGTTGCACAGGCGCATGATGTCGAGATTATCGATATTCGCTTATCGCAAATGGAGCCAAGTGATCTTCGAGGCATCCCTTTTAAAAATGGAAAACTAGTTGATTGGTCAATTCCATCATTATTACCCGATGAAAAACGCCATGGCAAACAAGGTATTTTGTTTCTTGATGAGATAACTTCAGCGCCACCAACAGTTTCTGCTGCTGCTTATCAGCTTATTTTAGACAGACGCTTGGGTGATTACATCGTCCCAGATGGCTGGGTTATTTTTGCAGCCGGCAATCGACAAGGTGATCGAGGCGTTACTTACTCAATGCCCGCACCTTTGGCTAATCGTTTTTCTCATTATGAACTTGCCGTTAATCTAGATGATTGGGCTACATGGGCTTATAAAAATAAAATTGATGAACGTATTATTGGCTTTTTACGTTATCGCCCTGAGCATTTATTTGAATTTGATCCAGCACACAATCCAGTTGCTTTCCCTTCGCCAAGAACTTGGGAGTTTGTACATCGTGCATTGAAAAAATTTGACAATGATTTAGTTTTATTTAGGCAAGCTGCCAGCGCCTGCGTTGGAGAAGTAGCGGGCGTTGAAATTACTACTTTTGTTGAGCACATGGCTGATTTACCAGATTTAGATGCTATTATTAGAGGCGAACAAGTAAACATCCCAACAGAGCTAGATCTTCAATACGCTATTTGTGCAGCATTAGCAGGACGAGCGATAGCGGCAAAAGAAACAGATGACGCACAAAAAATTTGGGGTAATATTCTTAATTTTGCGCGTGATTTTCCACAAAAAGAGTTGGGCGTTATGCTTGTTTCTGACATGCAAAGAGCCATTGGCGGCGATATTTTTGCTATACCTGAATTTGCAGATTGGGCGGGGAAAATAGCAGAAACAATGTTTGACTAA
- the hflC gene encoding protease modulator HflC: protein MQKLGLIIIAAVFFILSTAVYTVSETETAIKLRLGEIVSVEKEPGLKFKTPFVNNVVKFDNRVQTLDAPSERFLTGEKKNVIVDSYVKWRIIDAEKFYKSTGGNLARTNNRLAQIIKTGLKSEFSKRTIADVVSGERSEIMTSIAKLAKKDIGDFGIEIIDVRIKRIDLSQEVSNSVYRRMQAERNRVAKEFRSKGAEEAEIIQAAADKKRTIILADAYRDSEIIRGEGDAISASNYAQAYSQNADFYSFYRSLESYKKSFSGQNDILVLNPNTEFFRHFNPKAK, encoded by the coding sequence ATGCAAAAATTAGGATTAATTATCATTGCTGCAGTATTTTTTATACTGAGTACAGCAGTATATACGGTTAGTGAAACTGAAACTGCCATCAAGCTTCGTTTAGGTGAAATTGTTAGTGTTGAAAAAGAGCCAGGGCTTAAGTTTAAAACACCGTTTGTCAATAATGTAGTCAAATTTGATAATCGCGTCCAAACACTTGATGCGCCATCTGAGCGCTTCTTAACAGGTGAAAAGAAAAACGTTATCGTTGATTCATATGTTAAATGGCGTATTATCGACGCTGAGAAGTTCTATAAGTCGACAGGTGGCAACTTAGCGCGAACTAATAATCGTTTAGCGCAAATTATCAAAACCGGCCTTAAAAGTGAATTCTCAAAACGTACTATTGCTGATGTTGTTTCAGGCGAACGTAGCGAAATCATGACTAGCATTGCAAAGCTTGCTAAGAAAGATATTGGCGATTTTGGTATTGAAATTATTGATGTTCGTATTAAGCGTATTGATTTATCTCAAGAGGTTTCCAATTCAGTTTATCGTCGAATGCAAGCAGAGCGAAATCGTGTTGCGAAAGAATTTAGATCTAAAGGTGCTGAAGAAGCGGAAATTATTCAGGCGGCAGCTGACAAAAAGAGAACCATTATTTTAGCTGACGCTTATCGTGATTCAGAAATCATACGCGGTGAAGGCGATGCAATCTCGGCATCAAACTATGCTCAAGCATACAGCCAGAATGCTGATTTTTATTCATTCTATCGTTCATTAGAATCTTATAAGAAATCGTTTTCTGGTCAGAATGACATTTTGGTGTTAAACCCAAATACTGAGTTCTTCCGTCACTTTAACCCGAAGGCTAAATAA
- the lptD gene encoding LPS assembly protein LptD, producing MKKFLALCSFALLSSLANAQGYILNCEENRLLFPKQTLSNDENLDVVADRSEVTKSDTYLLSGNVSLNSSAYYLSADEIKIKKSDKTSTAKGNVQFQNDELMLIGNSAIVKKQADITHTTLSQAQFHYPDTKINGQAQQIVNDGTKQVFDDASYSLCPLGNTDWQMKADQITLNSKTNRGVANDVVVEFLGVPVFYTPYHEWVLEGRGSGFLAPAFGSYSESVANESNNYQVRIPYYFNIAPDRDFLLTLNQLSSRGSVVEGKYRQLIASNKYLDKGRFEIEAHYLNEDDITKNKRWLLNSTIDLSINEKTKFSLATNRVSDKDYFKEISHSDTSSRALHSHLDLNYKDDNQNLNIALFAENEQLVNAGVATYTRATEFSISKAFEGMDNRKLDLSLVSAKFKHKTSAITGVRTHAQANFSRPISTNAYSLTPKLNLLNTEYTMDNSADESRSIYSFGLDSKFFLERELDLFGTNMIQTLTPRLAYNFTPKKDQSALPSFDSADKNDSYEGLFSGQKFTGLDRISNANNFTLGLESDFIDEETGDTYLSLKAAQTRHLDDTDMNSSGVLISRRKYSDIALSADLSLDNFTFNNTLQYDPETNKIDKRDSSVSYILDPRKFLTLAHHDNAGVKTAELYGAYPITSNVHVFAGLNRSITDSITNKETTGVAYESCCWALRLAHFKKHVSGNDYDYVTNFELVLKGLATISPGLSKRLEDEVPNYLANLDDL from the coding sequence ATGAAAAAGTTCCTTGCTCTTTGCTCGTTTGCTTTACTTTCTAGTTTGGCCAATGCACAGGGATACATTTTAAATTGTGAAGAGAATCGCTTGCTTTTTCCAAAGCAAACCTTATCAAACGATGAAAATTTGGACGTAGTTGCTGATCGTAGCGAAGTTACTAAAAGTGATACTTATCTTTTGTCTGGAAATGTTTCTCTTAATTCTAGTGCTTATTATTTAAGTGCAGATGAAATTAAGATTAAAAAATCAGATAAAACCTCTACAGCTAAAGGCAATGTTCAATTTCAAAATGATGAGCTGATGTTAATAGGCAATAGTGCCATTGTTAAAAAACAGGCAGACATAACTCACACCACTCTAAGTCAAGCTCAATTTCATTATCCAGATACCAAGATAAATGGACAAGCTCAACAAATAGTTAATGATGGTACTAAGCAAGTATTTGATGATGCTAGTTATTCTTTATGCCCGCTTGGTAATACTGACTGGCAAATGAAAGCAGATCAAATTACACTTAACTCAAAAACTAACCGCGGCGTTGCCAATGATGTAGTGGTTGAATTTTTAGGTGTTCCTGTGTTTTACACACCTTATCATGAATGGGTATTAGAAGGACGTGGTTCAGGCTTTTTAGCACCTGCATTTGGTAGTTATAGTGAATCAGTTGCCAATGAAAGTAATAACTATCAAGTTCGAATCCCTTATTACTTTAATATCGCCCCAGATCGTGACTTTTTGTTAACTCTTAATCAACTCTCAAGTCGCGGAAGCGTTGTTGAGGGTAAGTATCGACAATTAATTGCCAGTAATAAATATTTAGACAAAGGCCGCTTTGAGATTGAAGCGCATTATCTTAATGAAGATGATATTACCAAGAATAAGCGCTGGTTGCTAAATTCAACCATTGATTTATCGATTAATGAAAAAACTAAGTTTAGTCTAGCGACTAATCGTGTTTCTGATAAAGATTACTTTAAGGAAATATCTCATAGTGACACTTCTAGTCGCGCATTACATTCGCATCTTGATCTAAACTATAAAGATGATAATCAAAATCTAAATATTGCCCTGTTTGCAGAAAATGAGCAATTAGTTAATGCTGGAGTTGCTACTTATACTCGTGCGACAGAATTTTCAATTTCAAAAGCATTCGAAGGGATGGATAATAGGAAGCTGGACTTATCTTTGGTGAGTGCCAAGTTTAAACACAAAACCTCAGCTATTACAGGGGTGCGTACTCATGCACAAGCAAACTTTTCTCGCCCTATCTCTACAAATGCGTATTCTTTAACGCCAAAATTAAATCTTTTAAATACTGAATATACGATGGACAATAGTGCAGATGAGTCTCGCTCTATTTATAGCTTTGGACTTGATTCAAAGTTTTTTCTAGAAAGGGAGCTGGATTTATTTGGAACAAACATGATCCAAACATTGACACCAAGACTGGCTTATAACTTCACACCTAAAAAAGATCAAAGTGCATTACCAAGTTTCGATTCTGCTGATAAAAATGATTCTTATGAAGGGTTATTTTCAGGACAAAAGTTTACTGGTCTTGATAGAATCAGCAACGCCAACAACTTCACCTTAGGTCTTGAGTCTGATTTTATTGATGAAGAGACAGGTGACACTTATCTAAGTCTAAAAGCTGCGCAAACTCGCCACCTTGATGACACGGATATGAATAGTTCAGGTGTTTTAATTAGTAGAAGAAAATATTCTGATATTGCCTTATCAGCAGATTTAAGCCTTGACAATTTTACCTTTAATAACACGTTGCAATACGATCCAGAAACTAACAAAATTGACAAGCGTGACAGTTCAGTAAGTTACATTCTTGATCCTAGAAAATTCCTAACTTTGGCGCATCATGATAATGCTGGAGTAAAAACTGCTGAACTTTATGGTGCTTATCCAATTACCTCAAATGTGCATGTATTTGCAGGTCTTAATCGATCGATCACTGACTCGATTACCAATAAAGAAACCACAGGTGTGGCTTATGAATCTTGTTGCTGGGCACTACGTTTAGCGCACTTTAAAAAGCATGTTAGTGGCAATGACTATGATTACGTAACTAACTTTGAATTAGTACTTAAAGGACTTGCTACCATCTCACCTGGCTTATCCAAACGTCTTGAGGATGAGGTGCCAAACTACCTAGCTAACTTGGATGATTTATAA
- a CDS encoding DUF493 domain-containing protein, with the protein MTTTNIIPEELWNFPCEYSVKVFGKTCLELHTTVCTIVERHTDKIHPDNVTKKQSSKGGYVSITLKIIATSRAQLDAINQDLQDCELVAYVL; encoded by the coding sequence ATGACTACTACTAATATTATTCCTGAAGAGTTATGGAATTTTCCTTGCGAATACTCGGTTAAAGTGTTTGGAAAAACTTGTCTCGAATTACACACAACTGTTTGCACGATTGTGGAGCGCCACACTGACAAAATTCATCCTGATAACGTAACCAAAAAACAAAGCTCAAAAGGTGGTTATGTTTCAATTACTTTAAAAATCATTGCTACTAGTAGAGCACAACTAGATGCTATCAATCAAGATTTACAAGATTGTGAATTGGTCGCCTACGTTTTATAG